The Starkeya sp. ORNL1 DNA window GGCCGCCGAGCGGGTGGGGGAGCGCCGCCTTGGCCAGCCATCGCTGCAGCCGCTCTGCGACGTGGCAGGCGCCGGCGCTGTCGGTATCGGGCAGCACGACGGCGAATTCCTCGCCGCCATAACGGCACGTGGCGTCATAGGGGCGCGAGACCGCGCCGGCGAGCAGGCCGCCGAGCCGGCGCAGCACCTCGTCGCCAGCCTGGTGACCCAGCATGTCGTTCAGCGGCTTGAAGCGGTCGAGGTCGATCAGCAGCAGCGAGAGTGGCGCGCCGGTGCGGTGGGCGCGGCGTACTGCGCGGTCGATGGCGTCATCGAAGCCGCGGCGGTTGGCGATACCGGTAAGCGCGTCGATCTGCGAAAGCCGGGTCAGCTCCTGATTGAGCTTGTGCAGTTCGATCTCATCAATGGCGATGGCGGCGAGTTCGCGCAGCGGTTCGACATCGAAACCGGACGCATCGGCGGCGTCGCGGCGCATCACGCACATCGAGCCGATGACGAGGTCCGGGGCGACCACGAGCGGTACCCCGGCATAGAAGCGTAGCGTCAGCAGCGGTACGATCGGATGGCCCTCAAGGCGCGGATCGGTCTTCAGATCGCCGACGATGAGGGGCTCGCCGCTTTCGATGATCAGATTGCAGACGCTGTCCTTGCGGGCGATGAAGGGCGCGATCTCGTCGGAACTGACCGCTTTCATCCATTGGAAGTCGGCGTCGACAAGGCCGATGAACGCGACGTCCGCTCCATAGAAGCGTGTAGCGAGGCGGGTCAGCCGGTCGAAGCGCTCATCCCGGCCGGTGTCCATGATGCTGCACGCGGACAAGACGTCGAGACGTTCGGTCTCGTTGGCAGGCGGCTGCGGCAAGGTCCACAAATCGGCACGCTCCGGCAATCAACGCGGCCGCATGCTGCGGTGCAGGATGACGGTGCGCAAGCCGGATTGGCCAGCGAGGTTAAATCCACCCGAAGTTTCACCCTCGGGTGGAGAATGCCGGACTGTGCACTCAATCTCCGCGAGAAATCAGGCCTCGCACGGATCAGGGCGACGCTAGTGCCCGGTCACGGAGCGGGGCACCGGCCTCTGCTCGGACTCGCCGGACAGCATCTCGCCGGTGGCGGCGAGGTCGGCGAGGAAGCCGTCGCACCAGTCATGGATGGTTCGCGCCTTCACCTTGGCCATGTTGTCCTCCCAGCGGGCGATGCGCTCCTCGCGCGGCATGCGCAGCGCGAGATCGAACGCCTCGGCCATGCCCTCGACGTCATAGGGATTGATGATGAGCGCTCCGGACATCTCGTCCGCGGCGCCGGCGAAGCGCGACAGCACCAGCACGCCGGGATTCTCGGGATCCTGCGCCGCGACATATTCCTTGGCGACGAGGTTCATGCCGTCGCGCAATGGGGTGACGAGGCCGAGCCGGGCGGCGCGGTAGATCGCGGCCAGCGTCGGGCGGGGGAAGGGCTTGTTGAGATAGCGCAGCGGTACCCAGTCGAACTCGGCGTAGCGGCCGTTTATGGCGCCGGCGCTCTCCTCCAGCTCGCGGCGCAGCGCCCGATACTCCGCCACCTCGCCGCGGCTGACCGGGGCGATCTGCATCATCGTCACCTTCGAGCGATGCTCAGGATATCGTTCAAGAAGGTCTTCGAAAGCACTGAATTTGTTTGGCAACCCTTTCGAGTAATCGAGGCGGTCGACTCCTATGGCGAGTGTGCGTCCGGCCAGGCTGGCATCGAGGCGCTTCCTGTCCTGACCGCCGATCGACGCGGTGGCGTCACGCACGAAGGCGTCGACATCGATGCCGATCGGATAGGCGACGACGCGGAAGCGCCGGCCCTGCATGCCGACCACGCCGCCCGGCCCGATCCAACCCTTGGCCTCGGCCGAGATATAGGTGAGCAGG harbors:
- a CDS encoding diguanylate cyclase, which translates into the protein MDTGRDERFDRLTRLATRFYGADVAFIGLVDADFQWMKAVSSDEIAPFIARKDSVCNLIIESGEPLIVGDLKTDPRLEGHPIVPLLTLRFYAGVPLVVAPDLVIGSMCVMRRDAADASGFDVEPLRELAAIAIDEIELHKLNQELTRLSQIDALTGIANRRGFDDAIDRAVRRAHRTGAPLSLLLIDLDRFKPLNDMLGHQAGDEVLRRLGGLLAGAVSRPYDATCRYGGEEFAVVLPDTDSAGACHVAERLQRWLAKAALPHPLGGLVTASIGVATLSGHEVEAGKLVAAADAALYEAKRRGRDCIVASPAFASA
- a CDS encoding trehalose-6-phosphate synthase, with protein sequence MGGSILARLVIVSNRVASPKERLAKAGGLAVALREALNRRGGLWFGWSGETEVNPPAEPKVTKAGRITYALLTLDPEEQRAHYAGYANGTLWPLCHYRLGSLSFHRSDWEAYRRVNAAFAKALMPLLKPDDVVWVHDYHFIPLGTELRALGFEGRIGYFHHIPWPTPEVFYCLPSHAALVRDLSHYDLVGLQTEHDVRALLTYISAEAKGWIGPGGVVGMQGRRFRVVAYPIGIDVDAFVRDATASIGGQDRKRLDASLAGRTLAIGVDRLDYSKGLPNKFSAFEDLLERYPEHRSKVTMMQIAPVSRGEVAEYRALRRELEESAGAINGRYAEFDWVPLRYLNKPFPRPTLAAIYRAARLGLVTPLRDGMNLVAKEYVAAQDPENPGVLVLSRFAGAADEMSGALIINPYDVEGMAEAFDLALRMPREERIARWEDNMAKVKARTIHDWCDGFLADLAATGEMLSGESEQRPVPRSVTGH